In Equus przewalskii isolate Varuska chromosome 22, EquPr2, whole genome shotgun sequence, the following proteins share a genomic window:
- the GCNT1 gene encoding beta-1,3-galactosyl-O-glycosyl-glycoprotein beta-1,6-N-acetylglucosaminyltransferase: MQTDNSQGHDRENHYCLKPRRLPLMKESPRLLFEMLRKLLRRRLFSYPTKYYFLLLVFSVVTFSVLRIHQKPEFVSVGHLELVGENPSSDINCTKVLQGDVDEIQKVKLEILTVKFRKRPRWTAYDYINMTNDCTSFIKRRKYIVEPLSKEEAEFPIAYSIVVHHKIEMLDRLLRAIYMPQNFYCIHVDRKSEDSFLAAVIGIASCFSNVFVASQLESVVYASWSRVQADLNCMQDLYRMSADWKYLINLCGMDFPIKTNLEIVRKLKSLMGENNLETERMPSNKKERWKKHYAVVNGKLTNTGTDKVHPPLETPLFSGSAYFVVSREYVEYVLENEKIQKFMEWAKDTYSPDEYLWATLQRIPEVPGSLSLSHKYDMSDMHAIARFVKWQYFEGDISKGAPYPPCSGVHVRSVCVFGAGDLNWMLRMHHLFANKFDTDIDLFAIQCLDEHLRHKALETLKH, encoded by the coding sequence ATGCAAACTGACAACTCTCAAGGCCACGACAGGGAAAACCATTACTGCTTGAAGCCCAGAAGACTGCCCTTAATGAAGGAAAGTCCCCGATTGTTGTTTGAGATGCTGAGGAAGTTACTGCGGAGAAGACTTTTTTCTTATCCCACGAAATACTACTTCTTGCTGCTTGTTTTTTCCGTAGTCACCTTCTCTGTTTTAAGAATTCATCAAAAGCCTGAATTTGTAAGCGTTGGACATTTGGAGCTGGTTGGCGAGAATCCTAGTAGTGATATTAATTGCACCAAAGTTTTACAGGGTGATGTCGATGAAATCCAAAAGGTAAAGCTTGAGATTCTAACAGTGAAATTTAGAAAGCGCCCCCGGTGGACAGCCTACGACTACATAAACATGACCAATGATTGTACTTCTTTCATCAAGAGGCGCAAATATATTGTAGAACCCCTTAGTAAAGAAGAGGCAGAGTTTCCAATAGCATATTCTATAGTCGTTCATCACAAAATTGAAATGCTTGACAGGCTCCTGAGGGCCATCTACATGCCACAGAATTTCTATTGCATTCATGTGGACAGAAAATCAGAGGATTCCTTTTTGGCGGCGGTGATTGGCATCGCATCCTGTTTCAGTAATGTCTTTGTGGCCAGTCAGCTGGAGAGCGTGGTGTACGCCTCATGGAGTCGCGTTCAGGCTGACCTCAACTGCATGCAGGACCTCTACAGAATGAGTGCAGACTGGAAGTACTTGATCAATCTTTGTGGTATGGATTTTCCTATTAAAACCAACCTGGAAATTGTCAGGAAGCTCAAGTCGTTAATGGGAGAAAACAACCTAGAAACTGAGAGAATGCCatccaataaaaaagaaaggtggAAAAAGCATTATGCAGTCGTAAATGGAAAGCTGACAAACACAGGGACTGACAAAGTGCACCCTCCTCTTGAAACGCCTCTGTTTTCAGGCAGTGCCTATTTTGTGGTCAGTAGGGAGTATGTGGAGTACGTTCTAGAGAATGAAAAAATCCAGAAGTTTATGGAGTGGGCCAAAGACACATACAGCCCGGATGAGTATCTCTGGGCCACTCTTCAGCGGATCCCTGAAGTCCCAGGCTCGCTGTCCTTAAGCCATAAGTATGACATGTCCGACATGCATGCGATTGCTAGATTTGTCAAGTGGCAGTACTTTGAAGGTGACATTTCCAAGGGTGCCCCCTACCCACCCTGCAGCGGGGTCCACGTTCGTTCTGTGTGCGTCTTTGGAGCAGGTGACTTGAACTGGATGCTGCGCATGCACCACTTGTTTGCCAATAAGTTTGACACGGACATTGACCTCTTTGCCATCCAGTGTTTGGATGAGCATCTGAGGCATAAAGCCCTGGAGACGTTAAAACACTGA